The Gopherus flavomarginatus isolate rGopFla2 chromosome 25, rGopFla2.mat.asm, whole genome shotgun sequence genome has a segment encoding these proteins:
- the BRCA1 gene encoding breast cancer type 1 susceptibility protein isoform X1, translated as MESSVAAIGDVQSVLLAMQKNLECPICLELIKEPVSTKCDHIFCRFCMFKLLSKKKKGPAQCPLCKTEVIKRSLQENPRFKQLIEGLLETIHAFELDTGIKFLNSQDFSKKPVETSSTELLWKEGSIIQSKGYRHRQKRIQEQENPTLEANADAQVADNMVRRSSLRNKRQKCESGKAVYIEFGSDSSDDLFKKAGGGGMGDKELFQTPPQKGECEEELQYAEKESESPYNMWPLKSDAGEILSSDILGERGVSEEDSKGIWNSIEDLEAAQVNVAEGHLKESQGISVSNSQAEQCDRTANASSLLNEDTSLFYSAEEMDAGETPFSSKNKESGLAHSSEKQLDKSKKTGNGVQHTEAVETCQPESSSLHEREPALESLWQPKTLHSNPLSQVSGKRLKRSIQKVNEWFSKSNEMLSSSSSQDAPAGATDTEDGDSYLSDRESCISEKTDLMVNCTEVVMGCEKDRSLSKSIVHNIEDKIFGKTYKRDKKSNPLVHMREMPRSPKMEDVTTDVKPSSNSGASKLKRKRKTASDLQPVDFIKKRDEKDLKKHSEGVNQCLVGRNTGRKESGEGSTVVNGSPMGVKNGDSIPAELPLHEGKSILKNDTEKVTCNSTDGEPVQNTCDRKSSKKMRSSQTKRSRHSGRPVCTLQLVVDRNSSCPDLTEMQIDSYPSSEEPKKGDSEKKRVRRSRRLQLLTEKMTKETRRRGEPNERARKHASESKDSSSGLQRNVLIHVPECKDPDEQQDVLNHSIPLSDTDLKGNDLQADKTHRNPENCSDGMQTGKGLFYVKISVDDLNACSVAPDTDSQVCENQGSQSLLQPHSTNVDQAACPVQNLSENNQCAATEPKKKELCACSPKTNRHCTENDLERFRNPKSPEAKFISELNTETEDSEIDTQYLRNMFRHSKRLSFTLHPSPVKESVTESTASETLRKSGASCVEYRHNNRDLKNEPTYVKKTVGLDEVCEREEPKTSDSAKGISGHRPGTHFSRDTEYGHIGDDGKTISQVPDQVQLFSPPRAATAKIKSRGRLQKRRQPKEKRISPEIVIESQLSQNLNKSNGSLGDRSNIEEQIFQITDLSTMNERESNQGVKAEEAENKGPVLNLQPKPVLVYPVVCQQSPAEFSCKVIEKNGYEGECKQVKSDKEQVFQIASVGVLECLISEEALEQPTEDTSGFPLLSETPDGLLCSAGDIKENISICEMDRKEISAVFVKKNQEPSLRELNSGSSSSKSRSQNFVREPRRPAWKLQSSEEESSEDEELPCFQALIFGKSASTPLQPTEQIMSTVESSSPAEILALLNSSSGNNKAVQKTPGVSLRDMYVSPSQESECSVNLFSSQSNMSEDSTNRPQELKTPITLAPCSKEMSSSNVSREASPNGNEELTGRKTDLEGGHQLDQNVQPNLGEASGYDSEASHPGDSSGLSSQCEILTTQQKDAMQNNLKKLQQEMAVLEAVLEEHGSQGFEFQPPASELPHSRVEGTLTVGQMRPARGTALISEVDLENHKISSSKGLSADGFHVMPSDHSNTKNKELEKEGSRSPALHLSHPKSHLFKKEALEQGHWCPSLWKAKTHSKEGTFQQVDVAVLLEQEGVKQCNQCRIEPENAAEQEFGTRINSAAVLCGNERRTPNSSPLKFSERLTHFQTAESTNSVAVSWNVVNGKSTQGCKQERRAFSSASALHAGVVKENAKSPVTCRRQMSIVASGLNQSELLLVQKFARKTQSTLSNQITEGTTHVIMKTDMELVCERTLKYFLGIAGRKWVVSYEWIVQSFKEGRILDEYNFEVRGDVINGRNHEGPKRARRSQARKLFKDFEICCYGPFTDMRTGDLEWMVELCGASVVKQPHLFTHKANSIAVIVVQPDAWLENAGYRAIQQKCTAMVTREWVLDSVACYECQEFDIYLVSQS; from the exons aagtCTTCAGGAAAATCCGAGATTTAAGCAGCTAATTGAAGGATTACTGGAAACTATCCATGCTTTTGAACTTGACACTGGAATCAAGT TTTTAAACAGTCAGGATTTTTCTAAAAAACCTGTAGAAACCAGTTCTACTGAGCTTCTGTGGAAGGAAGGTTCCATTATCCAAAGTAAAGGCTACAGACACAGACAAAAAAGAATTCAAGAACAAGAAAATCCAACCTTG GAAGCTAATGCTGATGCCCAGGTTGCAGACAACATGGTCAGGAGGAGTTCCCTCAGAAACAAAAGGCAGAAATGTGAATCTGGTAAAGCAGTGTACATCGAATTTG gaTCTGATTCTTCTgatgatctttttaaaaaagcaggtgGTGGTGG AATGGGAGACAAAGAATTATTTCAGACTCCACCTCAAAAAGGAGAGTGTGAGGAAGAACTACAGTATGCTGAGAAGGAAAGTGAAAGTCCATACAACATGTGGCCTCTCAAGTCAGATGCAGGAGAAATACTTTCGTCAGATATCTTAG GTGAACGTGGTGTCTCAGAGGAAGACAGCAAAGGCATTTGGAACAGCATCGAAGATTTAGAGGCTGCTCAAGTGAATGTGGCTGAGGGTCATTTAAAGGAAAGCCAGGGCATTTCTGTTTCAAACTCACAGGCAGAGCAGTGTGACAGAACAGCCAACGCCAGCTCTTTGCTGAATGAGGACACAAGTTTATTCTACAGTGCAGAAGAAATGGATGCTGGGGAAACTCCGTTCAGTAGTAAAAACAAAGAGTCTGGTTTAGCACACAGCTCAGAAAAGCAATTAGATAAAAGCAAGAAGACAGGTAATGGTGTCCAGCATACTGAAGCTGTAGAAACATGTCAACCTGAGAGTAGCTCCCTGCATGAAAGGGAACCTGCTTTGGAAAGCCTGTGGCAGCCTAAGACTCTTCACAGCAATCCTTTGAGTCAAGTTTCTGGGAAAAGACTGAAGAGAAGCATTCAAAAGGTCAACGAGtggttttctaaaagcaatgagaTGCTGTCTTCTAGTTCCTCCCAGGATGCTCCTGCTGGGGCAACTGACACAGAAGATGGAGATTCATATTTATCAGATAGAGAGTCCtgtatttcagagaagactgaccTGATGGTAAACTGCACAGAAGTTGTGATGGGATGTGAAAAGGATAGGAGTTTGTCAAAATCAATTGTGCATAACATTGAAGATAAAATATTTGGGAAAACTTATAAAAGAGACAAGAAGTCAAACCCCCTAGTCCACATGAGAGAGATGCCACGGAGTCCAAAAATGGAAGATGTTACTACTGATGTGAAACCCTCAAGTAATTCCGGAGCAAGTAAATTAAAACGGAAAAGAAAGACTGCCTCTGATCTGCAACCTGTGGACTTCATCAAGAAGAGAGATGAAAAGGATCTAAAGAAGCATTCTGAGGGTGTTAATCAGTGCCTTGTTGGTAGAAATActggaaggaaagaaagtggtGAAGGTTCCACTGTTGTTAATGGGAGTCCCATgggtgtgaaaaatggggacagtaTACCAGCAGAACTTCCCCTCCATGAGGGGAAATCCATATTGAAAAATGATACTGAGAAAGTAACTTGCAACAGCACTGATGGAGAGCCAGTACAGAATACCTGTGACCGAAAGAGTAGTAAAAAAATGAGAAGCtcacaaacaaaaagaagcagaCATTCAGGTAGGCCTGTGTGTACTCTGCAGCTGGTAGTGGATAGAAACTCAAGTTGCCCTGATCTGACTGAGATGCAGATTGATAGTTACCCAAGCAGTGAAGAGCCAAAAAAAGGTGATTCAGAAAAAAAACGAGTCAGACGCAGCCGGAGGCTTCAGTTACTGACtgaaaaaatgacaaaagaaaccAGGAGAAGAGGTGAGCCAAATGAGAGAGCAAGAAAGCATGCCAGTGAAAGCAAAGATTCCTCCTCTGGGTTACAGAGGAATGTATTGATACATGTCCCTGAATGCAAAGACCCTGATGAGCAGCAGGATGTACTGAACCATAGCATACCTCTGTCAGACACTGATCTGAAGGGCAATGACTTGCAAGCAGATAAAACACACCGTAATCCTGAAAATTGTTCTGACGGTATGCAAACTGGAAAGGGCCTCTTCTATGTCAAAATATCAGTGGATGATTTAAATGCTTGTTCTGTTGCGCCTGATACAGATTCTCAAGTTTGTGAAAATCAAGGCAGCCAGTCACTCTTGCAGCCTCATTCCACAAATGTGGATCAAGCTGCCTGCCCAGTGCAGAATTTGTCTGAGAATAATCAATGTGCTGCGACTGAGCCCAAGAAGAAAGAGTTGTGTGCGTGTTCACCCAAGACCAATAGACATTGCACAGAAAATGACTTGGAAAGGTTCAGAAACCCAAAGTCACCTGAAGCTAAATTCATTTCAGAGTTGAACACAGAAACTGAAGACAGTGAGATAGATACACAGTACCTCCGAAATATGTTCAGACATTCAAAAAGACTATCATTTACCCTTCATCCTAGTCCAGTGAAGGAATCGGTGACAGAAAGCACTGCTTCTGAAACTCTAAGGAAATCAGGTGCTAGCTGTGTAGAATATAGGCATAACAATAGAGACTTAAAAAATGAACCTACATATGTTAAAAAAACAGTGGGCCTGGATGAGGTTTGTGAGAGAGAAGAGCCTAAAACATCTGACTCTGCTAAAGGTATTTCTGGGCATAGGCCAGGAACTCACTTTTCCAGGGACACTGAATATGGACACATTGGTGATGATGGCAAGACTATTTCACAAGTTCCAGATCAAGTGCAGTTATTCTCACCACCAAGAGCAGCCACAGCCAAGATTAAGAGTAGGGGCAGACTGCAAAAACGAAGACAACCAAAGGAAAAGAGAATTTCACCTGAGATAGTGATAGAAAGTCAATTAAGTCAGAACCTAAACAAAAGTAATGGAAGCCTAGGTGACCGGAGTAATATAGAAGAGCAAATTTTCCAAATAACTGATTTAAGCACAATGAATGAAAGAGAGAGCAATCAAGGAGTAAAAGCTGAAGAAGCTGAAAACAAAGGGCCGGTATTAAATTTACAGCCTAAGCCAGTCCTGGTATATCCTGTAGTTTGTCAACAAAGCCCTGCTGAATTTAGCTGCAAAGTAATTGAAAAGAACGGTTATGAAGGGGAATGCAAACAAGTAAAGAGTGATAAAGAACAAGTATTCCAAATTGCCAGCGTAGGTGTGCTTGAGTGCTTAATTTCAGAGGAGGCTCTGGAACAACCCACTGAAGATACTAGTGGTTTTCCATTGCTGTCAGAGACCCCTGATGGCTTATTGTGCTCTGCTGGTGACATTAAAGAGAACATCAGCATTTGTGAAATGGATAGGAAAGAAATTTCTGCTGTATTTGTTAAAAAGAATCAGGAACCCTCATTAAGAGAACTGAACAGTGGCAGCAGTAGTTCTAAGTCTAGGTCTCAAAACTTTGTTCGGGAACCCAGAAGACCGGCCTGGAAATTGCAGTCCTCCGAGGAGGAGTCTAGTGAAGATGAAGAACTACCGTGCTTTCAGGCATTAATATTTGGCAAATCAGCAAGCACACCATTGCAGCCTACAGAACAGATCATGTCTACAGTAGAGTCTTCATCCCCGGCAGAGATTCTAGCATTGCTGAACAGTAGCAGTGGCAATAATAAAGCTGTACAGAAAACGCCTGGAGTCAGCTTGAGAGATATGTATGTTTCTCCAAGCCAAGAGTCAGAATGCTCCGTTAACTTATTTTCTTCCCAGTCCAACATGTCAGAAGATTCAACCAATAGACCACAAGAGTTGAAGACGCCCATAACATTAGCTCCTTGTTCCAAAGAAATGAGCAGTTCGAATGTAAGCAGAGAAGCTAGTCCAAATGGTAATGAAGAGCTGACAGGAAGAAAAACTGATTTGGAAGGTGGACACCAACTAGACCAGAATGTGCAACCAAATTTAG GTGAAGCATCCGGATATGACAGTGAAGCCAGTCACCCAGGAGATTCTTCTGGGCTGTCCTCCCAGTGTGAGATCCTTACCACACAG CAGAAGGATGCCATGCAAAACAACTTAAAAAAACTTCAACAGGAAATGGCCGTGCTTGAGGCTGTGCTGGAAGAGCATGGAAGCCAGGGCTTTGAATTTCAACCCCCAGCCAGTGAACTGCCTCATTCCAGAGTGGAAGGGACACTCACAGTGGGACAGATGAGACCAGCTAGAG gAACAGCATTAATTTCAGAAGTAGATCTTGAAAATCACAAAATCAGCAGTTCAAAGGGACTTTCAGCTGATGGGTTCCATGTAATGCCAAGTGATCATTCCAACACAAAAAATAAAGAGCTAGAAAAAGAAGG ttctaggTCGCCTGCCTTACACCTTTCCCATCCTAAATCCCATCTATTTAAAAAAGAAGCTCTGGAGCAAGGCCACTGGTGCCCAAGCCTTTGGAAAGCCAAAACTCACTCCAAGGAGGGAACATTTCAGCAGGTTGATGTGGCAGTGCTGTTGGAACAAGAGGGAGTGAAACAATGTAATCAGTGTAGAATTGAACCAG AAAATGCAGCTGAGCAGGAATTTGGAACAAGGATAAACAGTGCAGCTGTTCTGTGTGGGAATGAGAGGAGGACTCCAAACAGCTCTCCCTTGAAATTTTCTGAAAGACTTACCCACTTTCAAACTGCAGAATCAACTAATAGTGTAGCTGTATCGTGGAATGTTGTTAATGGGAAGAGTACTCAGGGATGTAAGCAGGAGAGAAGGGCATTTTCCTCTGCATCTGCTCTGCACGCTGGAGTTGTAAAAGAAAATGCCAAAAGCCCTGTGACCTGTAGAAGACAAATGTCAATTGTGGCATCAGGTCTGAACCAGAGTGAGCTT TTACTGGTGCAGAAGTTTGCCAGGAAAACCCAGAGCACTTTATCTAATCAAATTACTGAAGGAACAACCCATGTCATAATGAAAACAG ATATGGAGCTAGTGTGTGAGCGAACACTGAAGTACTTTCTGGGCATTGCAGGAAGAAAATGGGTGGTTAGCTATGAAT GGATTGTTCAGTCTTTTAAGGAAGGAAGGATACTTGATGAG TACAACTTTGAAGTGAGAGGAGACGTGATCAATGGGAGAAACCACGAAGGCCCTAAGAGAGCTAGACGATCCCAGGCTAGAAAG CTCTTCAAAGACTTTGAGATCTGTTGCTATGGACCTTTCACTGATATGCGCACAG GTGATCTAGAATGGATGGTGGAGCTTTGTGGTGCCTCAGTGGTGAAGCAGCCTCATCTGTTCACACACAAAGCT AACTCTATTGCTGTAATAGTTGTACAGCCTGATGCTTGGCTCGAAAACGCAGGGTACAGAG CAATCCAACAGAAG